CGGCATAGCCGGTGATCTCCGCATCACGCACTGCGACCCAGGTGCGACATTGCTTGAGCAAGACGTCCCGAACCCATCGGGTCACCTGCTCGTGATTGCGCTTCTGCGGCGGCAGATAGGGCATAGTCACCGACCGAGAAGCCACGTGGATGCGGGCGATCACGCCTGCATCCGCCTCCGCCGCGAATCGAATCTGAGTCTTGCCGTCGTCACTCACGCCGGGAACCTACAAGGCAGTCAGGAACTCCATCCAACGGTTAACCCGGTGAACGGTGCCGGTCACGGCACTAGATGCGGGTGCCGGTGGGGCGCGTTGAGTCGGCCGCCAACCCCAACGGCCGAGACCGCAGCGTGACGGCAGCTAATCGAATCGGCGCGCACGATCAGCGGCAAATCCGGATGGCGTTGCCCGCTGTCGGTCGGAAAGATTCACGCAATGGATGTGGCTGGTAGTCGGGAGCTTGCGTGGGACGGGTGCGTCAATGTTCGTGATCTGGGCGGTCTCGGACAAGTGCGACCCGGCGCGGTGGTCCGTATGGAAGCGCCGACCCGGTTGAGCGAGTCTGGGTGGGCGACGGCTTGGGCGCATGGGGTCCGGACCGTGGTCGATTTGCGCCATGCCGACGAGTGCCAGCCGGACGTCGCGCCGAGACCGCCGGGTATCACCACCGTGCGGGTCCCGCTGGATCCGCTGGATACACCGTTCTACGAGCACTGGCAGAAGATCGACAACCTGGCCTCACCGCTTTACTACCCGGCGATGCTGGCCGAGCATCCCGAGTTGGTAGTCGCCGTCACCCGGGCGATCGCCACCGCCGACCCGGGATGCGTGGTGTTCCACTGCGCCGGCGGCAAGGACCGTACCGGGTTGATCGCTCTGGTGCTGCTGACGTTGGCTGCGGCGACACCCGAGGAGATCATCGCCGACTACCTGCTGACCTTCGAGCGGATGAAGCAGCGGTACGCCGAACTTGGTTTCGGTGACCAACTCACCGCCGTAAAGGAACGCCTTGCGAGCCACGACACCACCATCGCGGCATCACTGACCTCGACCATCGGGTCGCTGACGATGCCCGACTATCTCCTGGAAAATGGTCTGCCCGAGGCCGACCTCGTCGCCCTGCATGCCCGCTTGATGACCTGATACGGCCGTGGCACCCAAGCCCGTGGTCGGCTCGCCGAGCAGCGACATGGGTGGACGGGCCGGTGCGGCGGGCGGCCAGGTCGAAGCGTTCGACGATGGACCGTGTCCGTCGCCAGACCGCTGCCCTTGGCAGCCGACTCGAAGACCAACACTCGCCCATGCGCGAGCCGCCGGAGCCGCGCATTAGCGGCAAATAAGTACGTCCCCGATGCTCTTCACGCTCATGTCGGGACCGCCTACCAGGCCGCCACCATCACCGCGTTATTGGCGGCGGCCACGGCTCCACTCCAGGCGGAGAGTACACGCACTCCAAGCGCCGATCTGCGAATATCGCAAGTCGCAAGGCACTCTCGAAGTTTGAACCCATATCCCATAACCATCCGCCAATTCCGGCGGCAACGACCCGTCCTTCAGCTTCCAGGTATACGCTCGAATAGCTAAGCCATTCGCCGAGTGGACAGTGAGCCCTTTTCATCCTGCGTAGCGGTTGGCTTCGACGTGATGCAGGACGAGGATGGCCTGCACGATCGCGGTCGCGCGGCGCGGGCAGCAGCGCAGCTTGGACAGGATCTTCCAGGTCTTGAGGGTTGCGATCGCGCGTTCGCCGCGGGCGCGGATCTTCGCGTGCGCCCGGTTGACCGCCTTCTGCCGGCGTGACAGCTTCGGCCGGAAGCGCCGCTGCTTGAACGGGGTGCGCACGCTGCCGCGGGCGCCCTGGTAGCCCTTGTCGGCGAAGGTCATTACGTCGGCGCTGGTGAGCGCGTCGATGATGCCGTGGGTGCGGGCGGCGGTCAGGTCGTGGGTCGAGCCTGGCAGCGCCGGCGAGGCCCACACGAGACGCCCGGCTGCGTCGGCGATGACCTGCGCGTTGACGCCGTGCCGCTTGTGCTTGCCGGAGTAGTACGGCTTCTGGTCGGCGACCCGGTCGATCGAGATCAGTGTGCCGTCCAGGATCGCGTACGCCAGCTGCTGGATACGCCGCATCGCGCTGGCGAGGTCGTCGGCGGCTGCGCTAAGCAGGGCGATCGCCTCCTGGACGTAGCGCCAGGCGGTGGCGATGCCGATCTCGAAGCCGGCGGCGAGGCGGGTGTAGGTGTCGCCGTTGCGAAGGTGGGCCAGGGTGAGCAGGGCCTGACGGCCGGGGTTCAGTCGCCGCCATCGCGATCTGCGCTGCTGGCGGTGGGTGCGGATGCGTTCGGCGAGGTGGTTCAGGGTCCGGCTGGACAACGTGATCGTGGCAGGGTAGGACAGCATGGCGAGGCTCCCGGTCGGGGCTTCGAGTCTTGGTCGACAGCTGTCCTACCTGGAGCCTCGCACCCATCGATCACCGGCCCTGCTATACCTGCCATGAGCTGCAAGATCAGCTTGGAAAAAGCTCAGTATTTTCCGCGCAGGATCGACTCGACATCTTTTACCGTCTTGAGTTGGCCCGAGCCGGCCAGAATTGGATCGATGTTGAAGGGCTCATCATTGAAAAAGTTCGGGCCTATTCCTCCGACTGGCTCCAACGACAGACCGGATAAGGTAGCGAATACTTCTCGCGCCAGCGAGTGAACCTGGTGGCCTTCGAGTTCTAGTGCGGCAACCAAGGGCTGAACGTCAATCTGGCGATTGGCCGTCCATCCTGATGCGCCGAGCGCTTCGGCGAGATCAGGAGGAAATCGGTCTAAAGTCCGCATATCGGCTGCTTTGCTTGTCCTTCTTCGTGGCAGACTTCACGCTAGTCCCAGCGATATTATCTTTGTCAATTTTAAATTGTGTCGGCTTACCAGTCAACATCGCCCCACCGCCACCGCCACCGCCACCGCCACCGTCACCACGAATCGGACCGCTGCACCCCCCAAGCGAGACTTCATCGAGTTCCGATCGGGGCGTCGAACACGGACAGGCCCGACCGAGCGCGATTGCTCTGCGGCAAAAGAGTGTGCAAGGTGGCCCCGGTTGCGCACCTGCATAGGGGGCAGATGAAGACTGGCCGTATGGCCTACGAGCGCGGTCGTCAATCGCGGCAAACTTCCACCTTCATGCTTCCTGCCGATGTGCAAGCGTTCGACGAGGTGCTGGGCCCGCATATCCGTGGGATTGCCTGCTGGACGACGGACACTCCCGAACTGGAAGGTTCGGTGATCATGCATCGTTCTCTCAGCGAAGCGCTCATCGAGGGCACTCAGGCGTTCCTCTGGCTTACGGAAGACGGAACTCCGATGGGCCCTCGACTGCAGTACCTACCGACTGACATGGTCGGCGGTTCGTGGGCGGGGCCGAGTGTAGACCCCGAAACACCGAATGCCTTCATCCGCGCTGGCAGGCTCGCCTACCTCTGGTTCCCCGACGACGAGCCGAACCCGGTCCGAGCCGGATTCGTCGAGTTGGCCAAGGTGGCATGGGCGGCGCTCCATGCCGTGACTGCGGTACATCTCGTTCAGTCGGACGGCAAGCTTGCTCGATCCACCCGAATCGGCTCGGCGGCCAGAGAGTGGGTCAAGGAGCACCCAAGCCAGCAACTGGTGGCTTGGAATACGTACATGCGACTGCGATAACGGGAAGCTTCAGCATCGCCAGCGGCGGCCCGCGCGCGGATCGCGGCATGAGAGTCAACCACCTCCCTGGCCGGATGGCGACGCTATTGACAACTTTTGGGCGCATAACTTGCGCGGGTCGCGATAGATAGCAAGGCTAAATCTTGACCCTTGGTGATCTCGCTTGCTTGGAGGGGCATGAAGATAGACCGCAAACCCCTCAGCACTGCTTGGCTATTTCTGTCTGTTGCGCTTGCCCTGTCATCTGGCGTCGCTCAGCTCGTAGTGAGTGGATTGGGACGATTTGCACTTGGACTCATCTTCGCCATATCGCTGACTCTGCTGATGTTGAATTTCGCCCGCCGGCGAATCGCCGCTGGGCTCATTGAGGCACTACACGAGAGGGGCAGACTTCGTGATGGCTTGAACTACGTTTTAGATTTCGGCGACGCTTCGTGTTCGGAAGAAATTTACCTTACCCTTCGAATCGGGGACTCTGGCGCCGGTGACAAAGTTCGATATGAGGTCGTAACAACCCCGACAAAGCCGCTCCGGTACCGGACTTTTCACCCCATAATTCCGGACGACCGAAGCCCTCCGAGCTTCGAAAGCATGAGCTTCTCCGGTGGAATGCTTTCGCCTAGATCTACTAATATTGAGATTCTGCCAATCCGGAAAGATCGCTGGATTCGGGTGGTGGCTTTGTTCCGGCCCGCAGTCGACAGGCCGTGCCATTGGATTGTCGATTACTGCTCGCCGAAACTGTGGAATCCACTGCGGGAGTCCGGCTGGGACGTGCTAACCTGGAGAATGCGACATGACCCAGGCGTCGTCGACAATTCAGTGGCCGCGCTCACGTTCAAGTTCGTGGCCCCGGCGAAATTCCGCATATCAGTTAGCGAGCGAGGCGGAAGAGGGACCATCGAGTCTTCTTCCGACTTGACCGAATTGCACTGGTCGATTTGGCGGGTTCCCGAGGCCAAGTCAGGCGATACATTCGTCTTCGACCTGCAACTAGCGGCTGAGGGGTAAGTCACTGGCCGGCGCGCCGGGTCATCCAATGACTAATCGGGTCCTTTGCTGGATTCCAGACGCACTCTCGTCGGCATGGTCGTCTGTTGAGATTGGCTACGTTCCGGAGGCCATGAAGGCGGCGAGGATGTAGTTGGGGTGGCGGTCGAGGTTCTTGCGGGCGCGGTCGTAGCGGATGGCGGTGCGTGGGTCGGCGTGGCGGGCGGTGGTGCGTGGGTCGGGGTGGCGGGCGGCGATCTGGACGTCGCGGAGGCTGACGCCGGCGTCGAGCATGGTGGTGACGAAGGTGTGCCGCAGCATGTGCGGGTGCATCTTCGGGATCCGCAGGTCTGCGTCTCGGCCAGGTGCCGGAGCCGCCGGGCCGCTGCATGCCGGTCTATCCGGGCGCCGCGGGCGTTGCGCAGAATCGGGCCGTCGTCACGCCCTT
This window of the Actinoplanes oblitus genome carries:
- a CDS encoding SUKH-3 domain-containing protein, which encodes MRTLDRFPPDLAEALGASGWTANRQIDVQPLVAALELEGHQVHSLAREVFATLSGLSLEPVGGIGPNFFNDEPFNIDPILAGSGQLKTVKDVESILRGKY
- a CDS encoding tyrosine-protein phosphatase, with amino-acid sequence MDVAGSRELAWDGCVNVRDLGGLGQVRPGAVVRMEAPTRLSESGWATAWAHGVRTVVDLRHADECQPDVAPRPPGITTVRVPLDPLDTPFYEHWQKIDNLASPLYYPAMLAEHPELVVAVTRAIATADPGCVVFHCAGGKDRTGLIALVLLTLAAATPEEIIADYLLTFERMKQRYAELGFGDQLTAVKERLASHDTTIAASLTSTIGSLTMPDYLLENGLPEADLVALHARLMT
- a CDS encoding tyrosine-type recombinase/integrase, with product MHPHMLRHTFVTTMLDAGVSLRDVQIAARHPDPRTTARHADPRTAIRYDRARKNLDRHPNYILAAFMASGT
- a CDS encoding transposase family protein, which gives rise to MLSYPATITLSSRTLNHLAERIRTHRQQRRSRWRRLNPGRQALLTLAHLRNGDTYTRLAAGFEIGIATAWRYVQEAIALLSAAADDLASAMRRIQQLAYAILDGTLISIDRVADQKPYYSGKHKRHGVNAQVIADAAGRLVWASPALPGSTHDLTAARTHGIIDALTSADVMTFADKGYQGARGSVRTPFKQRRFRPKLSRRQKAVNRAHAKIRARGERAIATLKTWKILSKLRCCPRRATAIVQAILVLHHVEANRYAG